In Syngnathus typhle isolate RoL2023-S1 ecotype Sweden linkage group LG14, RoL_Styp_1.0, whole genome shotgun sequence, one genomic interval encodes:
- the uchl5 gene encoding ubiquitin carboxyl-terminal hydrolase isozyme L5 produces the protein MAGSAGEWCLMESDPGVFTELIKGFGCKGAQVEEIWSMDPENFDNLKPVHGLIFLFKWQAGEEPAGSIVQDSRLDHIFFAKQVINNACATQAIVSVLLNCSHSDMLLGDTLTEFREFSHSFDAAMKGLALSNSEVIRQVHNGFARQQMFEFDAKSSAKDEDAFHFVSYVPVNGRLYELDGLREGPIDLGACNQDDWISAVRPVIEKRIQKYSEGEIRFNLMAIVSDRKMIYERKIAELQTQLTEDEPMDTDQSGTFLSSIQSEIAKYHLLIEEENQKLKRYKVENIRRKHNYLPFIMELLKTLAEHQQLITLVEKAKEKQSAKKAQEAK, from the exons ATGGCTGGAAGTGCGGGTGAGTGGTGTCTCATGGAGAGTGACCCCGGGGTGTTCACGGAGCTGATCAAGGGGTTCG GTTGCAAAGGTGCACAGGTCGAAGAGATATGGAGTATGGATCCAGAGAACTTTGACAACTTGAA GCCTGTCCATGGATTGATCTTCCTCTTCAAGTGGCAAGCGGGTGAAGAGCCAGCAGGATCCATTGTACAGGATTCAAGACTCGACCACATCTTCTTTGCCAAACAG GTCATCAACAACGCTTGCGCCACCCAGGCCATCGTCAGCGTTCTGCTCAACTGCTCCCATTCCGACATGCTGCTTGGAGACACGCTAACTGAGTTCAGAGAGTTTTCACACAGCTTTGATGCTGCA atgaaaggtTTGGCTCTGAGCAACTCGGAAGTTATCCGACAAGTTCACAACGGCTTTGCCAG GCAGCAAATGTTTGAGTTTGATGCAAAGTCGTCCGCAAAAGATGAAGACGCCTTTCACTTTGTGAGTTACGTTCCCGTAAACGGTCGACTTTACGAGCTGGATGGACTTCGAGAAGGACCAATTGACCTCG GTGCCTGCAACCAGGATGACTGGATCAGCGCTGTCCGTCCGGTCATTGAGAAAAGAATACAAAA ATACAGCGAGGGAGAAATTCGTTTCAATCTAATGGCCATCGTGTCCGACCGGAAAATGatatacgagcggaagatcgcCGAGCTTCAGACTCAGCTGACTGAG GATGAGCCGATGGACACGGACCAGAGCGGCACATTTCTGAGCTCCATTCAGTCGGAGATTGCAAAGTACCACCTACTTATCGAGGAAGAAAATCAGAAACTTAAAAGATATAAG GTTGAAAACATTCGACGGAAGCACAACTATCTTCCCTTCATTATGGAGTTATTGAAGACGTTGGCTGAGCACCAGCAGTTAATCACTTTGGTGGAGAAG GCAAAGGAGAAACAGAGTGCCAAAAAAGCCCAGGAAGCCAAGTAA
- the b3galt2 gene encoding beta-1,3-galactosyltransferase 2, which yields MQWRRRHCCPLKMTWTAKRSLFRTHVAGLLSLALLFTLFSFFSRQDWLPGRSGPRENPLAYTVRGFRNARGEANQSSSLRSLWREAGVVAAKPPPLNLSSQPAGGLAGEAGGGLGGGGAARVAVMGLGDSMSTNNSLQKEMDVGGKLSAHPYRYILNQPFKCSDSTPFLVLLVAAEPGQADARKAIRQTWGNDSVAMGLGFVRLFLLGVGESSDASLQSSIEEESRLYRDIIQQEYRDTYYNLTIKTLMAMNWVATYCAHASYVMKTDSDMFVNTEYLIQKLLKPELPPRRRYFTGYLMRGYAPNRNKDSKWYMPPELYPSERYPTFCSGTGYVFSGDMAELIYQASLGIRRLHLEDVYVGICLAKLRIDPTPPPNEFLFNHWRVSYSSCKYSHLITSHQFHPNELVKYWNHLQSNKHNACVNTAKEKNGRYRQRRFHGERPP from the coding sequence ATGCAGTGGCGACGGCGACATTGCTGTCCCCTCAAGATGACGTGGACGGCCAAGCGCTCGCTATTCCGGACTCATGTGGCGGGCCTCCTTTCGCTggcgctgctcttcaccctcttcTCCTTTTTCAGTCGCCAGGACTGGCTGCCCGGCCGTAGCGGGCCACGGGAAAACCCGCTGGCCTACACCGTCAGGGGTTTCCGCAACGCCAGGGGGGAGGCCAACCAGAGTAGCTCCCTCAGGAGCCTTTGGCGGGAGGCAGGTGTCGTCGCGGCCAAGCCCCCTCCGCTCAATCTCAGTTCTCAGCCTGCAGGAGGGTTGGCCGGGGAGGCGGGAGGAGGACTCGGTGGAGGCGGGGCAGCTCGCGTGGCTGTCATGGGACTGGGAGACTCCATGAGCACCAACAACAGTTTACAGAAGGAGATGGACGTGGGAGGGAAGCTAAGCGCTCATCCCTACCGTTACATCCTCAACCAGCCTTTCAAGTGTAGCGACAGCACCCCCTTCCTCGTCCTGCTGGTGGCCGCCGAGCCGGGCCAGGCCGATGCCCGCAAGGCCATCCGCCAGACGTGGGGCAACGACAGTGTGGCCATGGGCCTGGGCTTTGTGCGACTCTTCCTGCTGGGCGTGGGCGAGAGCTCGGACGCCTCGCTTCAGAGTAGCATCGAGGAGGAGAGTCGCCTTTACCGAGACATCATCCAGCAAGAATATCGAGATACCTACTACAACCTGACCATCAAAACCTTGATGGCCATGAACTGGGTGGCCACGTATTGCGCACACGCCTCGTACGTGATGAAGACAGACAGCGACATGTTTGTCAACACAGAGTATCTCATTCAGAAGCTGCTGAAGCCCGAGCTGCCTCCCAGGCGCAGGTACTTCACAGGCTACCTGATGAGAGGGTACGCGCCCAACAGAAACAAGGACAGTAAGTGGTACATGCCGCCCGAGCTGTACCCAAGCGAGCGCTACCCAACCTTCTGCTCCGGCACGGGCTACGTCTTCTCGGGGGATATGGCGGAACTCATCTACCAGGCCTCGCTGGGCATCCGCAGGCTCCACCTGGAGGATGTCTATGTGGGGATCTGCCTCGCCAAGTTGCGCATCGACCCGACTCCGCCTCCCAATGAATTTCTCTTCAACCACTGGAGGGTGTCTTACTCCAGTTGTAAGTATAGCCACCTCATCACCTCGCATCAGTTCCACCCAAACGAACTGGTCAAGTACTGGAACCACTTGCAGAGCAACAAGCACAACGCCTGCGTTAACACGGCCAAGGAAAAGAACGGCAGGTACAGGCAACGGCGCTTCCATGGAGAGCGGCCTCCTTGA
- the glrx2 gene encoding glutaredoxin 2 isoform X1, with product MDLQKLTPATLYFYFILTLTSSCDVVPFSRMGNFASSTTRGSTSAGCVKFVHELVSQNCVVIFSKTTCPYCKMAKNVFNEIGASYKVIELDEHDDGRRLQEALAQMTGARTVPRVFINGNCIGGGSDTKQLHQQGKLVPLINQCAPCHDRNSEGSGSGRFEAAQ from the exons ATGGATCTGCAGAAGTTAACACCGGCAACTCTGTACTTTTACTTCATCCTTACTTTGACCAGTTCTTGCGATGTAGTGCCATTTTCAAG AATGGGGAATTTTGCATCCTCCACAACGAGAGGATCAACCAGTGCAGGATGTGTAAAATTTGTTCAT GAATTGGTATCCCAGAACTGCGTTGTGATATTTTCCAAGACCACATGTCCGTACTGCAAAATGGCCAAAAATGTGTTCAACGAAATAGGTGCCTCTTACAAGGTCATCGAACTTGATGAACATGACGACGGGAGGAGACTACAAGAGGCCTTAGCTCAGATGACCGGTGCCAGAACG GTACCGAGAGTCTTCATTAACGGTAACTGCATCGGCGGCGGCTCGGATACCAAGCAGCTCCATCAGCAGGGCAAGTTGGTGCCCCTGATCAATCAGTGTGCTCCCTGCCACGATCGCAACTCGGAAGGCTCGGGGAGTGGACGCTTTGAAGCTGCACAATGA
- the rgs2 gene encoding regulator of G-protein signaling 2 encodes MKDCHWSIAFTDCSKPTEPSKDKMAIKGRNWKNRIGLLLKTNSAQPISNLMKNKSHRLTADEVTQWAQSLDKLLDHKHGKMAFFIFLKTEFCEENMEFWNACEDLRMLSSHQEVMSKANSIYEEFVKNEAPKEVNLDFYTKNKIIQSLNEPNVASFLVAQSKVYSLMENNSYPRFIHSDLYNELLTTARRGR; translated from the exons ATGAAGGATTGTCACTGGAGCATAGCTTTTACTGACTGCAGCAAACCCACCGAACCGTCCAAAGACAAAATGGCCATCAA gggCAGAAACTGGAAAAATAGAATAGGACTCCTCTTGAAGACAAACTCAGCCCAACCAATCTCAAATCTaatgaaaaacaaatcacacaG ACTGACAGCGGATGAAGTGACCCAATGGGCGCAGTCACTTGACAAGCTCCTCGATCATAAAC ATGGCAAGATGGCCTTTTTTATCTTCCTGAAAACCGAGTTCTGTGAGGAGAACATGGAGTTTTGGAACGCCTGCGAGGATCTCCGGATGCTCTCGTCACACCAAGAAGTGATGTCCAAAGCCAACAGCATTTACGAGGAGTTTGTCAAAAATGAAGCTCCCAAAGAG GTCAATCTGGACTTTTAcactaaaaacaaaatcatccaGAGCCTCAACGAGCCGAACGTGGCCAGCTTTCTGGTGGCCCAGAGCAAAGTCTACAGCTTGATGGAGAACAACTCCTACCCAAGGTTCATCCACTCGGACCTCTACAATGAACTCTTGACGACGGCGAGGAGAGGACGCTAA
- the glrx2 gene encoding glutaredoxin 2 isoform X2, whose protein sequence is MGNFASSTTRGSTSAGCVKFVHELVSQNCVVIFSKTTCPYCKMAKNVFNEIGASYKVIELDEHDDGRRLQEALAQMTGARTVPRVFINGNCIGGGSDTKQLHQQGKLVPLINQCAPCHDRNSEGSGSGRFEAAQ, encoded by the exons ATGGGGAATTTTGCATCCTCCACAACGAGAGGATCAACCAGTGCAGGATGTGTAAAATTTGTTCAT GAATTGGTATCCCAGAACTGCGTTGTGATATTTTCCAAGACCACATGTCCGTACTGCAAAATGGCCAAAAATGTGTTCAACGAAATAGGTGCCTCTTACAAGGTCATCGAACTTGATGAACATGACGACGGGAGGAGACTACAAGAGGCCTTAGCTCAGATGACCGGTGCCAGAACG GTACCGAGAGTCTTCATTAACGGTAACTGCATCGGCGGCGGCTCGGATACCAAGCAGCTCCATCAGCAGGGCAAGTTGGTGCCCCTGATCAATCAGTGTGCTCCCTGCCACGATCGCAACTCGGAAGGCTCGGGGAGTGGACGCTTTGAAGCTGCACAATGA